The nucleotide sequence CCCAGCCGGGTGCGACAACCTCTGTCGTTTTAGCGGCTGTTTTGTCCATCCGGCGAGAAAAAACCGGGCCAATCTGGTCGGCGGTCATGGACTGGGCGGTTTCCGGCATCAGGATGGACCCGCCGTTGTTGCGTATGGCTTCAAGAAATTTAAGGTAGTCCGCCGCTGTTCCCACCAGCCCTGCCCCGCCCGACGGGTAGGCCTGCGCGTCCAGCGCCCGGCCGGGCGCATAACGCGTTGCCGATACGCCGTTGGACACAGTCTCCGCCTCCGCCATGCGGCGAAGTTTGCCGTCGTCCCACACATAGGCGGCAGCCAGCATGTCCGGCTTGTCGGCCACAAAGCCCGTGGAGTCCATGCCCAGTGGCCCGGTGACAAACTTGTTTACAACCAGAGGCAGAGTGTCGCCCCCCGCGCGGGAAACAACCTCGCCAAGCACATCAATGGCCAGGGAGTATTTCCAGCTGGTGCCCGGTTCGTAATACAGAGGCACCCCCGCAAGCCGCCAGACGTTTTCCTCAAGCGTAATCGGTGGGTTGTCCAATCCGTCGGAGACCTCCGCCTGGGCCATGGGACCGTCCGGGGGCTCCAAAAAACCGTAAGAAAGCCCGGCCGTATGCGTCAGCAGCTGCCGCACGGTTATGGTCTGCTCCGCCTTGCCCTCAAACATGGGCGTAAAGGAAGGTACCCAGCGGGTAACGGGGTCGTCCAGCCCCAGAATACCCCTATCGATCAGGGCCAGCGCGGCAGCGCTAACAACGGGCTTGCTCATGGAGGCCAGACGAAAACGCGTATCGAGGCTCATGGGCGTGCCGTTTTCAAGATCGGCCATGCCCACGGCCCGCTGGTACACCACCTGACCGTTGCGGGCGGCGACAACAACCGCGCCGACTATTTTTTTTTGCGCAACGGCTTCGTCCAGCACGGCGTCAAGGCGTTTTGTCAGCCCGGAATCAACAGCGCCGGTGGCATCTGCCCAGGCGCTGCAAGCGCCGCCGCAGAGTCCCAGCACGCCCGCAGCCGCAACAAACAGCCACAAAAAAAACAAGGCACGAATTCTATCCGCAACCACGCGCCAACGTATCGGCCTATTACGCATGCAGCCTCCCGGGACAGGCTCAGCGCCTGTCGCAACTCTGCCGATTGAGCCATGTTTGTCAGCATATGTAAATACCGACGCGCCGCCTGGCAGAGGCTTAACAAATTAAAAGCGTTTTAGTATGATACCATATAAGCAGGAGGACAACATGAATCCACTCTTCTCTCCCATCAAACTCAAGGGTCTCACGCTGAGCAACCGCATCATCGTGCCCCCCATGGACCAATATTCGGCGGATGCGGGCATGCCGGGGCACTGGCACGCCATGCACTACGGAACCCTTGCCGTATCCGGTGCTGGCCTGCTGATTGTGGAAGCCACCGCTGTGGAAGCGCCGGGGCGTATTGCGCCGCAAGACCTGGGCCTGTGGAATGACGCCCAGGAAGCAGCGCACAAGACCATGATTGACGCCATCCGTTCGTATTCCGCCATGCCGCTGGGCGTCCAGCTGGGGCACGCAGGCCGCAAGGGCGCAACCAGTCGCCCGTGGGAAGGCGGCAAGCCCCTGACGACCGAAAACGGCGGCTGGGAAATATGCGCGCCTTCCGCCCTGCCCTACGCGCCGGGACACCAAACCCCAGTCGAGCTCACCAGCGGAGATATCGCCCGTCTGACAGAATCCTTTGCAGCCGCTGCAAAACGGGCTGTACGAGCAGGCTATAACGTCATTGAGCTGCACGCGGCCCATGGCTATCTGATGCACGAGTTTCTCTCCCCGCTGAGCAACCACCGCACGGACGCCTACGGCGGCCCCCTCGAAAACAGAATGCGCTTTGCCCTGGAGGTGCTGGCGGTCGTGCGTAACGCCGTTGCCGACGACTTTCCTGTGGGCGTGCGCGTTTCGGGCACAGACTTTGTCGAAGGCGGATGGAGCGTGCAGGAATGCGCCCTGTTTGCCCAGGCCCTGGAAAAAGCCGGTGCGGCCTATATTCACGTTTCTGGGGGCGGGCTTTCGCCGGATCAAAAGATCAACCTTGCGCCCGGCTATCAGGTGGAGCTGGCGGCTACGGTCAAGGCAGCCGTGACCAGCCTGCCCGTCATAGCCGTTGGCCTTATTACCGAGCCGGAACTGGCGGCGGGCATCGTGGTTACCGGTCAGGCCGACATGGTGGCCATAGGACGGGCCATGATGTACGATCCCCGCTGGCCCTGGCACGCCGCTGCCGCCCTGGGGCAGACCATTGCCGCGCCCGCGCAGTACCTGCGCTGCAAGCCGCATAATGTAAAAGACCTTTTTGCCTGAGCACGCGACCAAGCCAGACCATTTAACGGCAGAAGGCCCCGCATCTTTAGGTGATGCGGGGCCTTCTGCATTTGACCGCCGGGCAATCTGCGCGGGGCTCATAGCTGCGGGTCAAAACGGTGAAAGGTTTATCCGGCTAGGGCTTGTCCACGTTGCGAGGCTCGGCCTGCGTTTCCGCTTGAGGTTGGGTATGGTTCTCTGCGGGAGCCGCCGGGGCAAAAACCTGCGTCTGCGCCGGAGCCGCAGCCCAGCGCAGCTGCCAGCGCGTAATGGTTCTGTTGCTGAACATACGCAGTGGAATGTAAAAAAGGATAAACCAAAAGACCATGCTCGGCTGATTGCCAAAAAGCGGCAGGCTGAAAGGCAGCTCGGGGCTTATCAGACCAAAGCGCAGCTTCATCCAGGCCAGCACAATGGGCACAGGCCACAGCGAGGCCACAAACAGGGCGTTGCTGAGCGAAAAATAATACCCAAAGGCCTCGTGCCCCTGACGGTTCACAGCCTTAAAGGTCTCCTTGCCCGCATTCTGCAGGGCCGACTCGCTCAGTTCATGGTAATGGCGCATGTCGTCCTGCAGCTGCTTCAGGCGCTTATGGTGCATACGCTGGGCCATGCGCAGGGTGGCAATGCCAATGAGAGCCGTCAGCAGGGCAAGGGCGGCTGTTCCTAAAAAATAGGCAGCTTCGGGCTGCGGCACCAGACGGTACGGCAGTACAAAAAAAGGATCAAGCCAGACCAGGAGTTCTTCCATATGTTCAGCGGCTCCATTATCCGCGCGGGGCAGTGCGCACCTGCGGCACACGGCGCGGCAAGGGTTCAAAAGCAAGCACTGCACCCCCTTGGCAGGCCAGGGAGATGCAGTGCTTATGCATACTTTCAGCTCAGATCGGGCAGCGCCCGAAGCTTAGCCGAACATCTTGATGTTGAAGAAACCGCGCAGGATGTAGTCGGTGCCCACATACAGGGCCAGCACGATGAACAGGCGCTTCAACCAGATATCAGAGAAGAAACGCGAGGTGTAGGGGCCAACAATGGAACCCACGGCAATACCGGCCAGTTCAAGACCAACCAGATTCCAGTCCACCAGCGCGCCGTGCAGCATGAGGGTGGTGATGCCGGTAATCATGCTGAGCAGCACGGCCAGAGCGGAGGTGCCTGCAGCCAGATACATGGGCAGCTGGGTAACGCTGGTGATAAAGGGCACCAGCAAAAAGCCGCCGCCCACGCCCAAAAAGG is from Desulfovibrio desulfuricans and encodes:
- a CDS encoding serine hydrolase domain-containing protein gives rise to the protein MRNRPIRWRVVADRIRALFFLWLFVAAAGVLGLCGGACSAWADATGAVDSGLTKRLDAVLDEAVAQKKIVGAVVVAARNGQVVYQRAVGMADLENGTPMSLDTRFRLASMSKPVVSAAALALIDRGILGLDDPVTRWVPSFTPMFEGKAEQTITVRQLLTHTAGLSYGFLEPPDGPMAQAEVSDGLDNPPITLEENVWRLAGVPLYYEPGTSWKYSLAIDVLGEVVSRAGGDTLPLVVNKFVTGPLGMDSTGFVADKPDMLAAAYVWDDGKLRRMAEAETVSNGVSATRYAPGRALDAQAYPSGGAGLVGTAADYLKFLEAIRNNGGSILMPETAQSMTADQIGPVFSRRMDKTAAKTTEVVAPGWGFGFGAAVLLQPGKAEYAAGPGTWSWSGAYGTHFFMDRANGISFVALTNTTPTGMAGPFAVSLARAVYGQK
- a CDS encoding NADH:flavin oxidoreductase/NADH oxidase; protein product: MNPLFSPIKLKGLTLSNRIIVPPMDQYSADAGMPGHWHAMHYGTLAVSGAGLLIVEATAVEAPGRIAPQDLGLWNDAQEAAHKTMIDAIRSYSAMPLGVQLGHAGRKGATSRPWEGGKPLTTENGGWEICAPSALPYAPGHQTPVELTSGDIARLTESFAAAAKRAVRAGYNVIELHAAHGYLMHEFLSPLSNHRTDAYGGPLENRMRFALEVLAVVRNAVADDFPVGVRVSGTDFVEGGWSVQECALFAQALEKAGAAYIHVSGGGLSPDQKINLAPGYQVELAATVKAAVTSLPVIAVGLITEPELAAGIVVTGQADMVAIGRAMMYDPRWPWHAAAALGQTIAAPAQYLRCKPHNVKDLFA